In Stenotrophomonas sp. ESTM1D_MKCIP4_1, a single genomic region encodes these proteins:
- a CDS encoding TIM-barrel domain-containing protein, which translates to MENRIRRSPLLLALLPALLLATTSAQAEPVGNLRSVSARDSGDGVQGWDLQTDSGARIRIELPAADILRVQAGRKGTLSGPGDKAAPIVLAQPKANVQATLEEDAQEIRVRTAALVLHVQRQPLLLSLERLDNGQPIALWQERQPLDLDAAQSVQVLSSQADEGYYGGGQQNGRYQFKGRELDVSYSGGWEEGDRPSPAPMLLSSRGWGMLRNTWSDGSYDLRQPDQATLLHREDRFDAYYFVGADLPKLIERYTQLTGRPNMIARWALSYGDADCYNDADNSKKPGTVPEGWSDGPSGTTPDVIDSVARQYRDHDMPGGWILPNDGYGCGYQKLPETVQGLAKYGFRTGLWTENGVDKIAWEVGKAGSRVQKLDVAWTGKGYQFAMDANRQAFNGILDNSDSRPFLWTVMGWAGIQRYAVAWTGDQSSSWDYIRWHVPTLVGSGLSGMAYASGDVDAIFGGSAETFTRDLQWKAFTPVLMGMSGWSSNARKHPWWYDEPYRSINRDYLKLKMRLTPYMYGLVHEAAQTGAPPVRGLMWDNPRDPHAQDETYKYQFLLGRDLLVAPVYRSQAASRGWRRDIHLPAGGWIDYWDGRRVQAGADGLQLDRQVDLATLPVFVRAGAILPMYPTMLFDGEKPLDEVTFDLYPQGDAQYTLYEDDGTTRRYQKGESSTQVVRVQAPAQGSGPVQVQIDPVQGSYSGQLAQRRYGLRVLSRQAPRAVQAGGRALPALADAAAFNSASEGWYYDAGERRGTLHVRTATQDIRQPLQLQLDFAVAAAAADDVFPAAPVLGRELPADSLLVVNRPAEEPGHALENAFDDDPNTWFRSVRNQAVRTGAHEWVVGFGERKMIDGIEIAPRNDKNWKHGQVRDYEVYLGDSNGEWGEPIARGRLQLKEGVQRIDFPAHAGRLLRFRVLSVQNPEGDGASSTDPMVTAAQGSARAFDALQPRDVGPIALATFHILEHQEPERPARQRYLSELPVPAALASQVRADQSFRGGAGLRMNGLQFRRGLGVGANSRIDLRLQGGWKLLRADLGIDDACRAAGGLQFQVWGDGHLLYDSGLVKAPGVVKPELDIRGLSTLSLRTLGAQGSQPAQVCANWANAVLIGQEGDSASIVAP; encoded by the coding sequence GTGGAGAACCGCATTCGTCGTTCGCCGCTGTTGCTGGCCCTGCTGCCGGCCCTGCTGCTGGCAACGACATCGGCCCAGGCCGAACCGGTCGGCAACCTGCGTTCGGTCAGCGCCCGTGACAGTGGTGACGGCGTGCAGGGCTGGGACCTGCAGACCGACAGCGGTGCACGCATCCGCATTGAACTGCCGGCGGCCGACATCCTCCGCGTGCAGGCCGGCCGCAAGGGCACGCTGAGCGGGCCGGGCGACAAGGCTGCGCCGATCGTGCTGGCGCAGCCAAAGGCGAACGTGCAGGCCACGCTGGAAGAGGACGCGCAGGAGATCCGCGTGCGCACCGCGGCGCTGGTGCTGCACGTGCAGCGGCAGCCGCTGCTTCTGAGCCTGGAACGGCTGGACAACGGCCAGCCCATCGCCCTGTGGCAGGAACGGCAGCCGCTGGACCTGGATGCCGCGCAGAGTGTGCAGGTGCTGTCCTCGCAGGCCGACGAAGGCTATTACGGCGGCGGCCAGCAGAACGGTCGCTACCAGTTCAAGGGCCGCGAACTGGACGTGTCCTATTCCGGTGGCTGGGAAGAAGGCGATCGCCCGAGCCCGGCGCCGATGCTGCTCAGCAGCCGAGGCTGGGGCATGCTGCGCAACACCTGGAGCGATGGCAGCTACGACCTGCGCCAGCCCGACCAGGCCACCCTGCTGCACCGCGAAGACCGCTTCGACGCCTACTACTTCGTCGGTGCCGATCTGCCGAAGCTGATCGAGCGCTACACCCAGCTGACCGGCCGCCCGAACATGATCGCGCGCTGGGCGCTCTCCTACGGCGATGCCGACTGCTACAACGACGCCGACAACAGCAAAAAGCCCGGCACCGTGCCCGAAGGCTGGAGCGACGGCCCCTCCGGCACCACGCCCGATGTGATCGACAGCGTGGCCAGGCAGTACCGCGACCATGACATGCCGGGCGGCTGGATCCTGCCCAACGATGGCTATGGCTGCGGCTACCAGAAGCTGCCGGAGACCGTGCAGGGACTGGCGAAGTACGGCTTCCGTACCGGCCTGTGGACCGAGAACGGCGTGGACAAGATCGCCTGGGAAGTGGGCAAGGCCGGCAGCCGCGTGCAGAAACTGGACGTCGCCTGGACCGGCAAGGGCTACCAGTTCGCGATGGATGCCAACCGCCAGGCGTTCAACGGCATCCTCGACAATTCCGATTCACGCCCGTTCCTGTGGACGGTGATGGGCTGGGCCGGCATCCAGCGCTACGCGGTGGCGTGGACCGGCGACCAGAGCAGCAGCTGGGATTACATCCGCTGGCACGTGCCGACCCTGGTCGGCTCGGGCCTGTCCGGCATGGCCTACGCCAGCGGCGATGTGGATGCGATCTTCGGCGGCAGCGCCGAGACCTTCACCCGGGACCTGCAGTGGAAAGCGTTCACCCCGGTGCTGATGGGCATGAGCGGCTGGTCGTCGAACGCGCGCAAGCACCCATGGTGGTACGACGAGCCGTACCGCAGCATCAACCGCGATTACCTGAAGCTGAAAATGCGCCTGACCCCGTACATGTACGGGCTGGTGCACGAGGCCGCGCAGACCGGCGCACCGCCGGTGCGTGGGCTGATGTGGGACAACCCGCGCGATCCGCATGCGCAGGATGAGACCTACAAATACCAGTTCCTGCTCGGCCGCGATCTGCTGGTGGCGCCGGTGTACCGCAGCCAGGCTGCCAGCCGCGGCTGGCGCCGTGACATCCATCTGCCGGCCGGCGGCTGGATCGACTACTGGGATGGCCGCCGCGTGCAGGCCGGCGCGGATGGCCTGCAGCTTGATCGCCAGGTGGACCTGGCCACGCTGCCGGTGTTCGTGCGTGCCGGCGCCATCCTGCCGATGTATCCCACGATGCTGTTCGATGGTGAAAAGCCCCTCGATGAAGTGACCTTCGATCTCTACCCGCAGGGTGATGCGCAGTACACGCTGTACGAAGACGATGGCACCACCCGCCGCTACCAGAAGGGCGAGTCGAGTACGCAGGTCGTGCGCGTGCAGGCCCCGGCACAGGGCAGTGGCCCGGTGCAGGTGCAGATCGACCCGGTGCAGGGCAGCTACAGCGGCCAGTTGGCACAGCGCCGCTACGGCCTGCGCGTGCTGAGCCGGCAGGCGCCGCGTGCGGTGCAGGCCGGCGGCCGCGCGCTGCCGGCGCTGGCCGATGCCGCCGCATTCAACAGCGCCAGCGAAGGCTGGTACTACGACGCCGGCGAACGCCGCGGCACGCTGCATGTGCGCACCGCCACCCAGGACATCCGCCAGCCGTTGCAGCTGCAGCTCGACTTCGCCGTGGCTGCTGCAGCCGCCGACGATGTGTTCCCGGCGGCACCAGTGCTGGGCCGGGAACTGCCGGCCGACAGTCTGCTGGTGGTCAACCGCCCGGCGGAGGAACCCGGCCACGCCCTGGAAAACGCGTTCGATGACGACCCCAACACCTGGTTCCGCAGCGTGCGCAACCAGGCCGTGCGCACGGGCGCGCATGAGTGGGTGGTCGGCTTTGGTGAGCGGAAGATGATCGACGGCATCGAGATCGCACCGCGCAACGACAAGAACTGGAAGCACGGCCAGGTACGCGATTACGAGGTGTACCTGGGCGACAGCAATGGCGAGTGGGGCGAGCCCATCGCCCGTGGCCGCCTGCAGCTGAAGGAGGGCGTGCAGCGCATCGACTTCCCGGCCCATGCCGGCCGCCTGCTGCGCTTCCGCGTGCTCAGCGTGCAGAACCCGGAAGGCGATGGGGCCAGCAGCACCGATCCGATGGTCACGGCAGCCCAAGGCAGCGCCCGCGCGTTCGATGCACTGCAGCCGCGCGATGTCGGTCCCATCGCGCTGGCCACCTTCCACATCCTCGAACACCAGGAACCGGAGCGACCGGCCCGGCAGCGCTATCTCTCCGAGCTGCCGGTGCCGGCCGCGCTGGCCAGCCAGGTACGCGCTGACCAGTCCTTCCGTGGCGGCGCCGGCCTGCGCATGAACGGCCTGCAGTTCCGCCGCGGCCTGGGCGTGGGTGCCAACAGCCGCATCGACCTGCGCCTGCAGGGTGGCTGGAAACTGCTGCGCGCCGATCTCGGCATCGACGATGCCTGCCGCGCTGCCGGTGGCCTGCAGTTCCAGGTCTGGGGCGACGGCCACCTGCTGTACGACAGCGGCCTGGTGAAGGCGCCCGGCGTGGTCAAACCGGAACTGGACATCCGTGGTCTTTCCACCCTGAGCCTGCGCACGCTGGGTGCGCAGGGCAGCCAACCCGCCCAGGTCTGCGCCAACTGGGCCAACGCCGTGCTGATCGGCCAGGAGGGCGACTCCGCCAGCATCGTCGCCCCATGA
- a CDS encoding SIS domain-containing protein, with protein sequence MDVTLLSDVSAWQRRGGADTATEIAQQPALWGVLAQDLSRARDRVRAFLGDSLNDPNQRVLFTGAGSSGFIAEMVADAINAQWPADVRVVHTTSLLTHPALYLQRDRPTLLVSFGRSGSSPESVAAVDRVRSDVADARFLDITCNADGELARRGAGRSDTCTLLMPSASCDRAFAMTSSLTCMLLAALTVFDRAPWETRIARLKQIAALGREGLAQWDAPVAALAQRPFNRVIYLASGPLEALARECALKVLELTAGRVLALANTPLGFRHGPKSTLDGDTLVVVLRSVQPLARRYEQDLLEELRRDGVAGQVLAIGPHADIGADDDYTLSVPLIEPALDDPWLAPVWLGFAQLFALQRSAALGLTPDNPFPDGTVNRVVQGVTIHHG encoded by the coding sequence ATGGACGTCACCCTGCTTTCCGATGTGTCCGCCTGGCAGCGCCGGGGCGGAGCCGATACCGCTACCGAAATCGCCCAGCAGCCGGCGCTGTGGGGAGTCCTTGCGCAGGATCTGTCGCGTGCCCGCGACCGCGTGCGCGCCTTCCTCGGCGACAGCCTCAACGACCCCAACCAGCGCGTGCTTTTCACCGGCGCCGGCAGCTCCGGCTTCATCGCCGAAATGGTGGCCGATGCGATCAACGCGCAGTGGCCGGCCGACGTGCGCGTGGTGCATACCACCAGTCTGCTGACCCACCCGGCGCTGTACCTGCAGCGCGACCGCCCCACCCTGCTGGTGTCGTTCGGCCGCAGCGGTTCCAGCCCGGAAAGCGTGGCCGCCGTGGACCGCGTGCGCAGTGACGTGGCCGATGCGCGCTTCCTCGACATCACCTGCAACGCCGATGGCGAACTGGCCCGCCGTGGTGCCGGCCGCAGCGATACCTGCACCCTGCTTATGCCCTCGGCCAGCTGTGATCGCGCATTTGCGATGACCAGCAGCCTGACCTGCATGCTGCTGGCCGCACTGACGGTGTTCGACCGCGCGCCGTGGGAAACCCGCATCGCGCGCCTGAAGCAGATCGCCGCGCTGGGCCGCGAAGGCCTGGCACAGTGGGACGCGCCCGTGGCAGCGCTGGCGCAGCGCCCGTTCAACCGGGTGATCTACCTGGCCAGCGGGCCGCTGGAAGCACTGGCCCGCGAATGCGCGCTGAAGGTACTGGAACTGACCGCCGGGCGCGTGCTGGCCCTGGCCAACACACCGCTCGGTTTCCGCCACGGCCCCAAGTCGACCCTGGATGGCGACACCCTGGTGGTCGTGCTGCGCAGCGTGCAGCCCTTGGCACGCCGCTACGAACAGGATCTGCTGGAAGAACTGCGCCGCGACGGCGTGGCCGGGCAGGTGCTGGCGATCGGTCCGCATGCGGACATCGGCGCAGACGATGACTACACCCTCAGCGTGCCGTTGATTGAACCGGCGCTTGATGATCCCTGGCTGGCACCGGTATGGCTGGGCTTCGCGCAGTTGTTCGCGCTGCAGCGTTCGGCCGCTCTCGGCCTGACCCCGGACAATCCGTTCCCGGACGGCACCGTCAACCGCGTCGTCCAGGGCGTCACCATCCATCATGGCTGA
- a CDS encoding ROK family protein, with product MAELIAHACYGIDIGGTKIELVACDAAMQVTWRRRVATPQGDYAGFLQAVVALVDEADAALGRSDAAIGIALPGVRDRRSGRQLSANVPALTGQCVAQDLQARLQRPLHFGNDLQCFALSEAHGGAADGYPSMFGAILGTGAGGGFCLQGRLLTGFNGLAGEWGHWSVPGHLLQRHGLPLLDCGCGLQGCVERYVSGSGVAMIERHLGGSARDASAVIALAEAGDVRARQALDIHRDLLGHSLAALVLALDPHVIVLGGGLSQHGPLYQQLPAAVAAHLFHGAQVPPIVPPRFGDAGGARGAALLACQPSFS from the coding sequence ATGGCTGAGCTGATCGCCCACGCCTGCTACGGCATCGACATCGGCGGCACCAAGATCGAGCTGGTGGCGTGTGATGCGGCGATGCAGGTGACCTGGCGCCGCCGCGTGGCCACGCCACAGGGCGACTACGCCGGCTTCCTGCAGGCCGTGGTGGCGCTGGTGGACGAGGCCGATGCCGCGCTGGGGCGCAGTGACGCCGCCATCGGCATCGCCCTGCCCGGCGTGCGCGACCGGCGCAGCGGCCGCCAGCTCAGCGCGAATGTGCCGGCGCTGACCGGCCAGTGCGTGGCGCAGGATCTGCAGGCACGCCTGCAGCGGCCGCTGCATTTCGGCAATGACCTGCAGTGCTTTGCGCTGTCCGAAGCGCACGGGGGCGCCGCTGATGGCTACCCGAGCATGTTCGGCGCCATCCTTGGCACCGGTGCTGGCGGTGGCTTCTGCCTGCAGGGCCGCCTGCTGACCGGCTTCAACGGCCTGGCCGGCGAATGGGGCCACTGGAGCGTGCCCGGCCACCTGCTGCAGCGCCATGGCCTGCCCCTGCTGGACTGCGGCTGCGGCCTGCAGGGCTGCGTGGAGCGCTACGTGTCCGGCAGCGGCGTGGCGATGATCGAACGCCATCTCGGCGGCAGCGCGCGCGATGCCAGCGCCGTGATCGCCCTGGCCGAGGCCGGCGATGTGCGTGCCCGCCAGGCGCTGGACATCCACCGCGACCTGCTGGGCCACAGCCTGGCCGCGCTGGTGCTGGCGCTGGACCCGCACGTGATCGTGCTGGGGGGCGGCCTTTCGCAGCATGGGCCGCTGTACCAGCAGCTTCCTGCCGCCGTGGCCGCGCATCTGTTCCACGGCGCACAGGTACCGCCCATCGTGCCGCCGCGTTTCGGCGATGCCGGTGGCGCACGCGGTGCCGCCCTGCTGGCCTGCCAACCCTCGTTTTCCTGA
- a CDS encoding D-tagatose-bisphosphate aldolase, class II, non-catalytic subunit encodes MSPLQTLLASHRAGANVGLYSVCCSNEQVLRAAMHVALAHGTVLLVEATSNQVDQFGGYTGMTPPQYRDYVGTLADEEGFPRERLILGGDHLGPNAWQKRPAAEAMTHARVLIEAYVAAGFHKIHLDCSMSCADDPVPLPDAIVAARSAELADIAERTAAEHRLPPPVYVIGTEVPVPGGEASLAGGLQVTTPAAAAQTLAIHQHAFDTPQLRDAWQRVIAMVVQPGVDFDHSSVHEYDPAAASALADFLEAQPRIVFEAHSTDYQRESGLHALVRDHFAILKVGPAATFAYREALFALAAIEAALLPAAQCSRLPQVLDEVMQAQPKYWQPYYQGDAAELRLLRSFSFSDRCRYYWGEPALLQAVQTLFANLERHAPPLVLLSQYLPEQYRAVREGHLANTPAALVQHRIGQCLGEYARACSANQAGDRKQNASPAASVLANG; translated from the coding sequence ATGTCCCCGCTGCAGACCCTGCTTGCCTCCCACCGCGCCGGTGCCAACGTCGGCCTGTACAGCGTCTGCTGCAGCAACGAACAGGTGCTGCGCGCGGCCATGCACGTGGCGCTGGCGCACGGCACCGTGCTGCTGGTCGAGGCCACCTCCAACCAGGTGGACCAGTTCGGCGGCTACACCGGCATGACCCCGCCGCAGTATCGCGACTACGTCGGCACGCTGGCGGATGAAGAAGGCTTTCCGCGTGAGCGGCTGATCCTGGGCGGCGACCACCTTGGCCCCAACGCCTGGCAGAAGCGCCCCGCTGCCGAGGCGATGACGCACGCGCGTGTGCTGATCGAGGCCTACGTGGCAGCAGGTTTCCACAAGATCCACCTGGACTGCAGCATGTCCTGCGCCGATGATCCGGTGCCGCTGCCGGATGCCATCGTCGCCGCGCGCTCGGCCGAACTGGCCGACATTGCCGAGCGCACCGCCGCCGAACACCGCCTGCCGCCACCGGTCTATGTGATCGGCACCGAAGTACCCGTGCCCGGCGGCGAGGCCTCGCTGGCCGGTGGCCTGCAGGTCACCACGCCCGCCGCTGCCGCACAGACCCTGGCCATCCACCAGCACGCCTTCGATACGCCGCAGCTGCGCGATGCCTGGCAGCGCGTCATCGCGATGGTGGTGCAGCCGGGTGTGGACTTCGACCACAGCAGCGTGCACGAGTACGACCCTGCCGCTGCCAGCGCACTGGCTGACTTCCTCGAAGCGCAGCCGCGCATCGTGTTTGAAGCGCATTCCACCGACTACCAGCGCGAAAGCGGCCTGCATGCCCTGGTACGCGACCACTTCGCCATTCTCAAGGTGGGCCCGGCGGCGACCTTTGCCTACCGCGAGGCGCTGTTCGCGCTGGCCGCCATTGAAGCGGCACTGCTGCCGGCCGCGCAGTGCTCGCGCCTGCCGCAGGTGCTGGACGAGGTGATGCAGGCGCAGCCGAAGTACTGGCAGCCGTATTACCAGGGCGATGCGGCCGAACTTCGCCTGCTGCGCAGTTTCTCCTTCAGCGACCGCTGCCGTTACTACTGGGGCGAGCCGGCATTGCTGCAGGCGGTGCAGACCCTGTTCGCCAACCTGGAACGGCACGCACCGCCGCTGGTGCTGCTCAGCCAGTATCTGCCCGAGCAGTACCGTGCCGTGCGTGAGGGCCACCTGGCCAATACCCCCGCCGCGCTGGTGCAGCATCGCATCGGCCAGTGCCTGGGCGAATACGCCCGCGCCTGCAGCGCCAACCAGGCCGGCGACCGCAAGCAGAACGCAAGCCCGGCTGCCTCCGTTCTTGCGAACGGCTAA
- a CDS encoding DeoR family transcriptional regulator: MRNTRSRRQQILQLLIEQGAVQVADLVERYGVSAVTIRADLTHFESQGLATRTHGGATLVRTPPQEQDIHEKDALNLPLKESIGTAAARLVQAGDNIIIDSGSTTMTLARHLRGHRDVTVMTNGLNIAWELANAPGINVLLTGGLLRQQSLSLQGSQAEASLNSYSFDTLFLGVDGLDLQFGLTTHDEAEARLNHRMVERARRIVVLTDASKFGRVSLHRIARLDQIHAIITDAGIDDATREGLQRLGIEVIIAETPP, translated from the coding sequence ATGCGCAACACCCGCTCCCGCCGGCAACAGATCCTGCAACTGCTGATCGAGCAGGGCGCGGTGCAGGTGGCCGATCTGGTCGAGCGCTACGGCGTGTCGGCGGTCACCATCCGTGCCGACCTGACCCACTTCGAGTCGCAGGGCCTGGCCACCCGTACCCACGGCGGCGCCACCCTGGTGCGCACGCCGCCGCAGGAACAGGACATCCACGAGAAGGACGCGCTGAACCTGCCCCTGAAGGAATCCATCGGTACGGCCGCCGCGCGGCTGGTACAGGCCGGCGACAACATCATCATCGACTCCGGCTCGACCACCATGACCCTGGCCCGCCACCTGCGCGGCCACCGCGACGTGACGGTGATGACCAACGGCCTGAACATCGCCTGGGAACTGGCCAACGCACCCGGCATCAACGTGCTGCTGACCGGCGGCCTGCTGCGCCAGCAATCGCTTTCGCTGCAGGGCAGCCAGGCCGAGGCCAGCCTCAACTCCTACAGCTTCGACACCCTGTTCCTGGGCGTGGATGGCCTGGATCTGCAGTTCGGCCTGACCACCCACGACGAAGCCGAAGCCCGCCTCAACCACCGCATGGTCGAACGCGCGCGCCGCATCGTGGTGCTCACCGACGCCTCCAAGTTCGGCCGCGTCAGCCTGCACCGCATCGCCCGCCTCGACCAGATCCACGCCATCATCACCGACGCCGGCATTGACGATGCGACCCGCGAGGGCCTGCAGCGGCTGGGCATCGAGGTGATCATCGCCGAGACACCGCCATGA
- the nagA gene encoding N-acetylglucosamine-6-phosphate deacetylase → MTDLRRLHGRILTPLGWRRGQVHFDSHIRQLQVDDHSGADDLQLPVILPGFIDLHVHGAAGVDLMQGGDVARTIARTHLRFGTTTLLATTMTAGLDEIEHALQGVAAAMASPDTEAARIAGVHLEGPFISPQRLGAQPNRTIEATLALVQQLHALAPIRVMTLAPEIGEHTALIPALSAMGIRVQLGHSAGTYEEGVAALQAGASGFTHLFNGMTGVDHYRPGIAAAALAHAQYAEIIPDLQHIHPGVIRLAARAIPRLYAVTDATAATGMPDGEYALGEQRVHKCGGCVRLATGSLAGSALTMDQALRNLVQVGLDLADASQRVSTYPADYLGLDDRGRIAPDACADLVVLDASLRLQQVVVGGRVVDLNAGNA, encoded by the coding sequence ATGACCGATCTCCGCCGCCTGCACGGCCGCATCCTCACCCCGCTGGGCTGGCGCCGTGGCCAGGTCCATTTCGATTCGCACATCCGCCAGCTGCAGGTGGATGACCACAGCGGTGCTGATGATCTGCAGCTGCCGGTGATCCTGCCCGGCTTCATCGATCTGCACGTGCATGGCGCCGCCGGTGTGGATCTGATGCAGGGGGGCGACGTGGCCCGCACCATCGCCCGCACCCATCTGCGGTTCGGTACCACGACCCTGCTGGCGACCACCATGACCGCCGGCCTGGACGAGATCGAACACGCGCTGCAGGGCGTGGCCGCCGCGATGGCCAGCCCCGATACCGAGGCCGCGCGTATTGCCGGCGTGCATCTTGAAGGCCCTTTCATCAGCCCACAGCGGCTGGGCGCGCAGCCCAACCGCACCATCGAGGCGACGCTGGCGCTGGTGCAGCAACTGCACGCGCTGGCGCCGATCCGGGTGATGACGCTGGCGCCGGAGATCGGCGAGCACACGGCGCTGATTCCTGCGTTGTCGGCGATGGGCATCCGGGTGCAGCTGGGCCACAGCGCCGGCACCTACGAAGAAGGCGTGGCCGCGCTGCAGGCCGGTGCCTCCGGCTTTACCCATCTGTTCAATGGCATGACCGGCGTGGACCACTACCGCCCGGGTATTGCCGCCGCCGCGCTGGCGCATGCGCAGTACGCGGAAATCATTCCCGACCTGCAGCACATCCATCCCGGTGTGATCCGCTTGGCCGCGCGCGCGATTCCGCGTCTGTACGCGGTGACCGATGCTACCGCCGCCACCGGCATGCCCGATGGCGAATACGCACTGGGCGAGCAGCGCGTACACAAGTGCGGCGGCTGCGTGCGCCTGGCCACCGGTTCGCTGGCCGGCAGCGCACTGACCATGGACCAGGCACTGCGCAACCTGGTGCAGGTGGGCCTGGACCTGGCCGATGCCTCGCAGCGTGTTTCCACATACCCCGCCGACTACCTGGGCCTGGACGATCGCGGCCGCATCGCGCCCGACGCCTGCGCCGACCTGGTGGTACTCGACGCCAGCCTGCGCCTGCAGCAGGTAGTGGTGGGTGGGCGTGTGGTTGATCTGAACGCCGGAAACGCCTGA
- a CDS encoding MFS transporter, with protein sequence MTARTAPRWPVRYLLFIGGLGGLLYGIDIGIIAGALPYLEATASQAWHLTSQQLGFVVAAVLLGSVLSSLFAGLVADLIGRRGAMLLAGVLFTASIPIMALASGYTPLLLGRLLQGISGGLIGVVVPLYLAEVLSPERRGRGAAMFQLLLTIGLVLAALIGLYQAHAVDAATEATRHLPDAQQAQALFVAKDHAWRTIFWSCLTPGIVFCVGLFWLSESPRWLVRRGRLDDARRSLQRVLAADQVEATLAQIQAPDTHSADGKREPLLSRRYVKPFLLACVVLACTQATGINSVLAYAVNILNQAGLSGSVANGADVAIKLLNALMTVAALLLVDRKGRKFLLMLGSGGICVALLAAATLFFQAERGRADVQPQLQAAVSGDGLQLVLDDTQWQQLGAGIDREGRPLQLTVSYAYGDFTNVRALRSDNPGDRELRIERAGTVQPDSVIGAFFRHLHLNPFADPASAAQAPLRIEQARIGPVPPPAHGWAVAACILVFVAFFAVGPGVCVWLALSELMPNRIRSNGMSIALLINQFVSTTIAALFLPTVGHYGYASMFLFWAGCTFVFFLVAALWLPETKGKSLEEIEARFAR encoded by the coding sequence ATGACTGCACGCACCGCTCCGCGCTGGCCCGTACGCTATCTGCTGTTCATTGGGGGCCTGGGCGGCCTGCTGTACGGCATCGACATCGGCATCATCGCCGGCGCCCTGCCCTATCTGGAAGCCACCGCCAGCCAGGCGTGGCACCTCACCAGCCAGCAGCTCGGCTTCGTGGTGGCCGCAGTACTGCTGGGCAGCGTGCTGTCCTCGCTGTTCGCCGGTTTGGTGGCTGATCTGATCGGCCGCCGCGGCGCCATGCTGCTGGCCGGCGTGCTGTTCACCGCCTCCATCCCGATCATGGCGCTGGCCTCGGGCTACACGCCGCTGCTGCTCGGCCGCCTGCTGCAGGGCATCAGCGGCGGCCTGATCGGCGTGGTGGTGCCGCTGTATCTGGCAGAAGTGCTCAGCCCGGAACGGCGCGGCCGTGGCGCGGCCATGTTCCAGTTGCTGCTGACCATTGGCCTGGTGTTGGCGGCGCTGATCGGCCTGTACCAGGCCCATGCGGTGGATGCGGCCACCGAAGCGACCCGACACCTGCCCGACGCACAGCAGGCGCAGGCACTGTTTGTGGCCAAGGACCATGCCTGGCGCACCATCTTCTGGAGCTGCCTGACGCCGGGCATCGTGTTCTGCGTGGGCCTGTTCTGGCTGTCTGAATCCCCACGCTGGCTGGTACGGCGTGGGCGGCTGGACGACGCGCGGCGCAGCCTGCAGCGCGTGCTGGCCGCCGACCAGGTGGAGGCCACGCTGGCCCAGATCCAGGCACCGGATACCCACAGCGCCGACGGCAAGCGTGAGCCCCTGCTCAGCCGACGCTACGTGAAGCCCTTCCTGCTGGCCTGCGTGGTGCTGGCCTGCACCCAGGCCACCGGCATCAACTCCGTGCTGGCCTATGCGGTGAACATTCTCAACCAGGCCGGCCTGTCGGGCTCGGTGGCCAACGGCGCCGATGTGGCCATCAAGCTGCTCAATGCGCTGATGACCGTAGCCGCCCTGCTGCTGGTCGACCGCAAGGGCCGCAAGTTCCTGCTGATGCTGGGCAGTGGTGGCATCTGCGTGGCGCTGCTGGCCGCCGCCACCCTGTTTTTCCAGGCCGAGCGCGGCCGTGCCGATGTGCAGCCGCAGCTGCAGGCTGCGGTCAGTGGTGATGGCCTGCAGCTCGTGCTGGATGACACGCAGTGGCAGCAGTTGGGTGCGGGCATCGACCGCGAAGGGCGGCCGCTGCAACTGACCGTGTCCTACGCCTACGGCGATTTCACCAACGTGCGCGCGTTGCGCAGCGACAACCCCGGCGATCGCGAACTGCGCATCGAGCGTGCCGGCACCGTGCAGCCGGACAGCGTGATCGGCGCCTTCTTCCGCCACCTGCACCTGAACCCCTTCGCCGACCCGGCCAGCGCCGCGCAGGCCCCGCTGCGCATTGAACAGGCACGCATCGGCCCGGTGCCGCCACCCGCGCACGGCTGGGCCGTCGCCGCTTGCATCCTCGTATTCGTGGCCTTCTTCGCAGTCGGCCCCGGCGTGTGCGTGTGGCTGGCGCTGTCGGAACTGATGCCCAACCGCATCCGCTCCAATGGCATGAGCATCGCCCTGCTCATCAACCAGTTCGTGTCCACCACCATCGCCGCCCTGTTCCTGCCCACGGTGGGGCACTACGGCTATGCCAGCATGTTCCTTTTCTGGGCCGGCTGCACCTTCGTGTTCTTCCTGGTGGCCGCGCTGTGGCTGCCGGAAACCAAGGGCAAATCGCTGGAAGAGATCGAAGCGCGCTTCGCCCGGTAG